One segment of Ipomoea triloba cultivar NCNSP0323 chromosome 12, ASM357664v1 DNA contains the following:
- the LOC115998038 gene encoding uncharacterized protein LOC115998038, whose protein sequence is MATLSSSSTFSLSTLKKSFISSSSPTPSFLPFTPSKPKSLSLTTLNSNLKRRFSLLQSSAAASTPVAPQTLKSRLRNGETLYGIFLLSFSPTLAEIAGLAGYDFAVVDMEHGHGGISDALPCLHALAATRTPAILRIPESSDVWAKKALDLGPQGIMFPMIDSPKDARKAVSYCRFPPNGVRGSAHTVVRASDYGIDEGYLSNYEEELLIMCQVECADGVKKIDEIACVEGVDCIQMGPLDLSASLGYLWDPGHKKVKEVLRAAEKAVLETNPGEGKGAYLSGFAMPHDKPENLKQRGYHMVSGAVDIGLFRSAAVEDVKKFNNCLMEDDEQREEDKDSEEKYWSE, encoded by the coding sequence ATGGCTacgctttcttcttcttccacattttctctctctactcTCAAAAAGtcattcatttcttcttcttctccaactcCTTCATTTCTGCCATTTACTCCTTCAAAACCCAAATCCTTATCCCTTACAACCCTAAACTCCAATCTCAAACGACGCTTTTCTCTGCTTCaatcctccgccgccgcctctACCCCTGTCGCCCCGCAGACCTTGAAATCCCGCCTCAGGAATGGCGAGACCCTTTACGGGATTTTCCTCCTCAGCTTCTCCCCGACTCTCGCTGAGATTGCCGGCCTCGCCGGCTACGACTTCGCTGTGGTCGACATGGAGCACGGCCACGGCGGCATATCTGACGCTCTCCCTTGCCTTCACGCCCTCGCCGCTACTCGTACTCCCGCTATCCTCCGCATCCCCGAATCGTCTGACGTCTGGGCTAAAAAGGCCCTCGATCTCGGCCCCCAGGGGATCATGTTTCCCATGATCGATAGCCCCAAAGACGCCCGAAAAGCCGTGTCTTACTGCCGCTTTCCTCCCAACGGAGTCCGCGGATCAGCGCACACCGTGGTTAGAGCTTCGGATTACGGAATCGATGAAGGCTATCTCAGCAATTACGAGGAGGAGCTCCTGATAATGTGCCAGGTAGAATGCGCAGACGGAGTGAAGAAAATCGATGAGATCGCCTGCGTGGAGGGCGTGGATTGCATTCAAATGGGACCACTAGATCTGAGCGCTAGCCTCGGGTACCTGTGGGATCCGGGTCACAAGAAGGTGAAGGAAGTGCTGAGGGCGGCGGAGAAGGCGGTGCTGGAGACTAATCCCGGGGAAGGTAAAGGAGCCTACTTATCAGGATTCGCAATGCCGCATGATAAACCAGAGAACTTGAAGCAGAGAGGGTACCACATGGTGTCTGGAGCAGTTGATATAGGGTTGTTTAGGTCGGCGGCCGTGGAGGATGTAAAGAAATTCAACAATTGTTTAATGGAGGATGATGAGCAGAGAGAAGAGGATAAAGATAGTGAAGAGAAGTACTGGAGTGAGTGA
- the LOC115999946 gene encoding early nodulin-like protein 1, with protein sequence MAALRLPRNCHFWNCLLFLLLNYTSSVFCYQYKVGDLASWNVPSSSNRDVYIKWSKNQTFKIGDSLFFLYPPSQDSVIQVTKQSYRTCNLKDPILSLNNGNSLFNITAPGNFFFISGAKGHCENSQKLQVFVAGGNGSAGYDDDADIPIASAPAAAAGPSFSNDFGPNPSQHSSSSSPKTPISAVSAAVLSLILSYSHMKVTL encoded by the exons ATGGCTGCTCTAAGACTCCCAAGAAATTGCCATTTCTGGAACTGTCTTCTTTTTCTCCTGCTAAACTATACCTCCTCAGTCTTCTGCTACCAATACAAGGTCGGAGATTTGGCTTCTTGGAATGTACCCTCCTCCTCAAATCGAGATGTTTATATCAAATGGTCCAAGAATCAAACTTTCAAGATCGGAGATTCACTCT TTTTTCTGTACCCTCCAAGCCAAGATTCAGTGATACAAGTTACAAAGCAATCTTACAGGACCTGCAACCTGAAAGATCCGATCTTGTCCCTCAACAATGGCAACTCCCTGTTCAATATCACAGCTCCGGGCAACTTTTTCTTCATCAGTGGCGCAAAGGGTCACTGCGAAAACTCACAAAAACTCCAAGTTTTTGTGGCGGGTGGGAATGGATCCGCGGGTTATGACGACGATGCAGACATACCCATTGCTTCTGCTCCCGCTGCGGCTGCTGGCCCTTCTTTCTCTAATGATTTTGGCCCAAACCCAAGCCAGCATTCATCTTCTTCGTCGCCAAAAACTCCCATATCCGCCGTGTCGGCAGCGGTTTTGTCTCTGATTCTGAGCTACAGTCATATGAAAGTGACGTTATAG